The genomic window GGAGAAGATCCCCGAGCGTGTGCTGCTGCGCTTTGAAGACGAGACGGTGACGTATGGGGAATACAACGCCGGTGTCAATCGCTACGCCAATCTGCTCGAGAATGCCGGTGTAGCGCGCGGTGAAGTGGTTGCGATCATGATGGAGAATTCGCCCGGCTTCCTCATGGCCGAAGGGGCGGCGGCTAAACTTGGCGCCGTCGGCGCGCTGATCAATACCAACCTTCGTGGTCCGGCCCTGCAACACGCGCTGGCGAGCGCGAACGCACGGGTGGTGGTGGCCGACGCCGCGGCCTGGCCGTGGCTGAGCGAACTCGGGCCGCTGGCCGAGGTGCTGGTTTACGCCGGTGCGGTTCCCGCCGATCTGCACGGCACGCCTTTTCGCTCGCTCCCCGAGGGGCTGGCGGCGGCAGGGACGGCTGAGCCGAACATTCCCGACGTCACCGTCTCCGATGTGATGCTGTACATCTACACCTCCGGTACTACCGGTTATCCGAAGCCGACCATCATTCGTCACGCGCGCTTCACCATGGGCGGCTACGGCTTGCGTTACCTGCTAGACCTGCGGCCGGGAGATTGTGCCTACGCCCCGACGCCGCTCTACCACGGCTATGCCAACCTCGCCGGCTTTGCCCCCGCGCTTTACAACGGCACCACTTTCGCCTCGCGCCGCAAGTTCTCCGCGCGCAACTTCCTCGATGACGTGCAGCGCCACGGGGTTACGCACTTCCTGTACGTCGGCGAGCTGTGTCGCTACTTGCTGCGCCAGCCGCCCAGCCCGCGCGATCGCCAGCACCGCATCCGGGTCGCCGGCGGGCCGGGTTTGCGGCCGGACATATGGGCCGAATTCGTCGAGCGCTTCGGCATCGCTCGCGTGGTCGAAACCTACGGGCAGACCGAGGCCAATCTCAGCCTGCTGAATCGCCGCGGCCGCATCGGCTCGGTCGGCCGCTGTGCCCCGTTCACGCACGGGCAGCTGAAGCTGGCGCGCTACGATGTCGCCTCGGGCACGCTGACGCGCGGGCACGACGGGCGCTTGATCGAATGCCGCCCGGGCGAAGTCGGCGAGCTGCTCAGCGAAATCTCGCCGCGGACGACGATGAGCTTCGACGGCTATGTGCAGCAAAGCCACAACCAACAAAAGATAGTGCGCGACTGCTTTCGCCCGGACGACCGCTACCTGCGCACTGGTGATCTGCTGCGCCGCGACCGCGCCGGCTACTACTACTTCGCCGATCGCGTCGGCGACACCTTTCGCTGGAAAGGCGAGAACGTCGCCACCCAGGAGGTGGCCGAGTTGCTCAACGCCGCGCCGGGCGTGAACGAAACGGCTGTCTACGGGGTGCAAGTTCCCGGCACCGATGGCCGCGCCGGCATGGCGGTGCTCGTGCTCGCAGCCGGCGAGCGCTTCGAGCCGGCAGCCTTTTACGCCTTCGTCGAACGGACACTGCCGGCGTATGCTCGCCCGCTGTTCGTGCGTCTGGCTCAATCGATGGACGTCACCGGCACGCTCAAGCACACCAAGCTGCGGTTACAGGCCGAAGGCTATGACCCCACTCGCATCGCTGACCCGTTGTACTTTCGTGACGAGCGCCAACGAACCTATGTCGCGCTCGACCTTACAGTGGCGCGACGTATCGACGCCGGCGAGGTCAGCGTGTAGCGGGTTGCTGGTCGAGCGCGCGGTGTTTTCTCTTCCGGGCTTTGCTACAGTGCGCCCATGACGGCGGCGCCAGGCCCAACCGACGTATCAGCCCTGTGTGCGGCGGCGCGCAAGCAGCCGCGTCCGGTGTACCTTATCCTCGGCGAGGCGTTGAGCACCGGCGCGGCCGCGCACGCGCTGATCGACGCCTTGGTGCCGGCCGCCAGCCGGGATTTCAACCTCGAGATCTACGACGGCCGTACCACGCCGATGGTGACGGCGTTGGCCGGCTTGCGCATGCGCGGCCTGCTGCCCGGCACCAAGGTGGTGTGGGTGCGTGAGACCACGGTGCTGCTCTCGACCGAAAAGAAGGCTGACCTGACGACTGCGGTGCTCGAATCGCTCGACAACGAGCGGCGCGACGAAGCGGCGGCGCGCTTATTGACTCTGCTGGCGCTGTCGGGTTGGACCCAGGAGCAACTCAACAGCGAGCGAGCCGACGCGCTCTCCGCCTCCGCACTCAAGGAGTGCTTCGGCACCGCCTTGGAACCGGCGCAGGTGCAGGCGCTGGGGGCATTGCAGGTGTACTGCCAGGAGCGCGGTTTGGCGATCAGCGCCTATCACGACGACAGCGAGCTGCTGCTGCAACTGCTCGAGAGCGGCGTGCCGCCGGGCTCGGTGCTGCTGCTGACCGCCG from Deltaproteobacteria bacterium includes these protein-coding regions:
- a CDS encoding long-chain-acyl-CoA synthetase, which codes for MDLLSRVITLVEDVRELPAYARIGLALKRAGRGGLPTCGYVMRAQAEKIPERVLLRFEDETVTYGEYNAGVNRYANLLENAGVARGEVVAIMMENSPGFLMAEGAAAKLGAVGALINTNLRGPALQHALASANARVVVADAAAWPWLSELGPLAEVLVYAGAVPADLHGTPFRSLPEGLAAAGTAEPNIPDVTVSDVMLYIYTSGTTGYPKPTIIRHARFTMGGYGLRYLLDLRPGDCAYAPTPLYHGYANLAGFAPALYNGTTFASRRKFSARNFLDDVQRHGVTHFLYVGELCRYLLRQPPSPRDRQHRIRVAGGPGLRPDIWAEFVERFGIARVVETYGQTEANLSLLNRRGRIGSVGRCAPFTHGQLKLARYDVASGTLTRGHDGRLIECRPGEVGELLSEISPRTTMSFDGYVQQSHNQQKIVRDCFRPDDRYLRTGDLLRRDRAGYYYFADRVGDTFRWKGENVATQEVAELLNAAPGVNETAVYGVQVPGTDGRAGMAVLVLAAGERFEPAAFYAFVERTLPAYARPLFVRLAQSMDVTGTLKHTKLRLQAEGYDPTRIADPLYFRDERQRTYVALDLTVARRIDAGEVSV